A genomic region of Melopsittacus undulatus isolate bMelUnd1 chromosome 5, bMelUnd1.mat.Z, whole genome shotgun sequence contains the following coding sequences:
- the SLC35E3 gene encoding solute carrier family 35 member E3, with protein MGWLPAQGRLAAGLLVNLAASICIVFLNKWLYVRLGFPNLSLTLVHFAITWLGLYLCQAFGAFSPKSLQPSQVLPLALSFCGFVVFTNLSLQSNTIGTYQLAKAMTTPVIVVIQTLAYGKTFPLRIKLTLVPITLGVFLNSYYDVKFNVLGMAFATMGVLVTSLYQVWVGAKQHELQVNSMQLLYYQAPMSSAMLLFIIPFFEPVFGEGGIFGPWTLSAVIMVLLSGVIAFMVNLSIYWIIGNTSPVTYNMFGHFKFCITLLGGCLLFKDPLSVNQGLGILCTLLGILAYTHFKLSEQESNKSKLAQRP; from the exons ATGGGTTGGCTGCCGGCGCAGGGCCGTCTGGCGGCGGGTCTGCTGGTGAACCTGGCCGCCTCCATCTGCATCGTGTTCCTGAACAAGTGGCTGTACGTGCGGCTGGGCTTCCCCAACCTCAGCCTCACCCTGGTGCACTTCGCCATCACCTGGCTCGGCCTTTACCTGTGCCAAGCGTTCGGCGCCTTCTCCCCTAAGAGCCTGCAGCCTTCGCAGGTGCTGCCTTTGGCCCTCAGCTTCTGCGGCTTCGTCGTCTTCACCAACCTCTCCCTGCAGAGCAACACTATCGGTACCTACCAGCTGGCCAAGGCCATGACCACGCCGGTCATCGTGGTCATACAGACCTTGGCTTACGGCAAGACCTTCCCTCTCCGTATCAAGCTCACCTTG GTCCCCATCACGCTGGGCGTCTTCCTCAACTCCTACTACGACGTGAAGTTCAATGTCCTCGGGATGGCGTTCGCCACCATGGGCGTCCTGGTGACCTCCCTCTACCAAGTG TGGGTAGGAGCTAAGCAGCATGAGTTGCAGGTAAACTCTATGCAGTTGCTGTACTATCAGGCACCAATGTCCTCAGCTATGTTGTTGTTCATCATACCCTTCTTTGAGCCAGTCTTCGGTGAAGGGGGAATATTTGGGCCCTGGACGCTTTCTGCTGTG ATAATGGTACTGCTCTCCGGGGTAATAGCCTTTATGGTAAACTTGTCCATTTACTGGATCATTGGAAATACATCACCTGTCAC GTATAACATGTTTGGACATTTCAAGTTCTGCATCACCCTCCTGGGAGGGTGCCTCTTATTTAAGGATCCACTGTCTGTTAATCAAGGCCTCGGGATTCTGTGCACGTTGCTGGGCATTTTAGCTTACACCCACTTCAAGCTCAGCGAGCAGGAAAGCAATAAGAGTAAATTGGCTCAGCGTCCATAA